The following proteins come from a genomic window of Candidatus Obscuribacter sp.:
- the rplK gene encoding 50S ribosomal protein L11, whose product MKKVVGKVKLQIQAGKANPAPPIGPALGQHGVNIMQFCKEYNAKTQDKAGSVVPVEITVYEDRSFDFILKTPPAAELIKKAANVEKGSAAPNKNKVGTLTKAKVTEIAKIKMPDLNSTTLEAAEKMIVGTARNMGITVVD is encoded by the coding sequence GTGAAAAAGGTAGTTGGCAAAGTAAAACTTCAGATTCAAGCCGGTAAGGCTAATCCCGCACCGCCCATCGGTCCGGCATTGGGTCAACATGGCGTGAACATCATGCAATTCTGCAAAGAGTACAACGCCAAAACCCAGGACAAAGCTGGCTCGGTTGTACCTGTAGAAATTACCGTATACGAAGATAGATCATTCGATTTTATCCTCAAAACCCCTCCAGCAGCTGAGCTAATCAAAAAGGCTGCCAATGTTGAGAAAGGCTCCGCCGCTCCCAACAAAAACAAAGTAGGCACCTTGACCAAAGCCAAGGTTACCGAAATCGCCAAAATCAAAATGCCCGACCTCAACTCAACAACTCTTGAGGCCGCCGAAAAAATGATTGTGGGCACCGCCCGCAACATGGGTATCACTGTCGTCGACTAA
- a CDS encoding ABC transporter permease, whose amino-acid sequence MLGLIIKRFLMAIPVLLIVASLTFLLVRIVPGGPFDSEKNLPPEIVANLNAKYHLDKPVPEQYVLYIARLARGDLGVSYKYVNRTVNDILFDALPVSCQLGFVALTLAVVFGVPLGAIAALGRGGKQDFFAMLLSTLGISVPGFVIGAGLIFIFAIQLKALPVGLWESPWHVILPAITLAFSPGAYLARLTRASVLEIVEKDWVRTARSKGLSEWDTVVKHILRNSLIPVVTVLGPLTAIVITGSFVVEYIYAIPGMGRFFITAVMNRDYDLILGTTMIFAVLLIIANTFVDIAYQFLDPRMRMED is encoded by the coding sequence ATGCTAGGTCTTATCATCAAACGCTTTTTGATGGCCATACCGGTGCTCTTGATTGTGGCATCACTGACTTTTTTGCTGGTGCGTATCGTACCGGGTGGTCCCTTTGACTCAGAAAAAAACTTGCCACCAGAGATAGTGGCCAACCTCAATGCTAAATACCATCTCGACAAACCTGTCCCTGAGCAGTATGTGCTCTACATCGCCAGGCTAGCTCGTGGCGACCTGGGTGTCTCTTACAAATACGTCAATCGCACAGTTAACGATATCCTCTTTGACGCTCTGCCAGTATCCTGTCAGTTAGGCTTTGTGGCACTTACTCTGGCTGTGGTTTTTGGCGTACCGCTGGGTGCTATTGCCGCCCTTGGTCGCGGCGGTAAACAAGACTTTTTTGCCATGCTACTCAGTACTCTTGGTATTTCGGTGCCAGGTTTTGTCATTGGTGCTGGGCTGATATTTATTTTTGCCATACAGCTCAAAGCCCTGCCTGTCGGTCTCTGGGAGTCTCCCTGGCACGTCATATTGCCTGCTATTACTCTGGCGTTTTCGCCTGGAGCCTATCTGGCGCGATTGACTAGAGCCAGCGTGCTAGAGATAGTAGAAAAAGATTGGGTCAGGACCGCACGCTCAAAAGGTCTATCTGAGTGGGATACAGTCGTTAAGCATATCCTGCGCAATAGTTTGATACCAGTGGTGACAGTGCTTGGACCGCTAACCGCGATTGTGATTACTGGCTCTTTTGTTGTCGAATACATCTATGCTATCCCTGGCATGGGGCGCTTTTTTATCACTGCGGTGATGAACCGCGACTATGATTTAATCCTGGGCACCACTATGATTTTTGCTGTATTGCTTATCATCGCCAATACTTTTGTCGATATCGCATATCAATTTTTGGATCCTCGCATGCGGATGGAGGATTAA
- the nusG gene encoding transcription termination/antitermination factor NusG, with amino-acid sequence MAFIKTDGQRRWYAVQTASGHENKVKEHIEKRIVTMGAQDRIFGVIVPEKMVTKVKDGKRVEKREREYPGYVFVEMILDDDSWRVVREAPGVTKYVGAGKKPTPVQDSEIRKILRRQMAMTGMKGKKPAAIDVKVGDFVRITGGPFADFTGEVTEVNLERERIKASVIIFGRATPVELEFNQVIKV; translated from the coding sequence ATGGCCTTTATCAAGACTGACGGGCAAAGACGATGGTATGCAGTACAAACTGCATCCGGTCATGAAAACAAAGTCAAAGAACACATCGAAAAGCGCATCGTCACTATGGGTGCTCAAGACCGTATTTTTGGCGTAATCGTCCCAGAAAAAATGGTAACCAAAGTCAAGGATGGCAAGCGCGTCGAAAAACGCGAACGCGAGTATCCAGGTTACGTATTTGTAGAAATGATTCTTGACGACGACTCCTGGAGAGTAGTTAGAGAAGCTCCTGGTGTAACGAAATATGTGGGCGCAGGTAAGAAACCTACACCTGTTCAAGACTCAGAAATTCGCAAGATTTTGAGACGTCAAATGGCTATGACAGGCATGAAGGGCAAGAAACCTGCCGCCATCGACGTCAAGGTCGGAGACTTTGTACGCATCACTGGCGGACCGTTTGCCGACTTTACTGGAGAAGTTACAGAAGTAAACCTGGAGCGAGAGCGCATCAAGGCTTCTGTTATCATCTTCGGTCGCGCAACTCCAGTCGAACTGGAGTTCAACCAGGTTATAAAAGTGTAA
- the rpmG gene encoding 50S ribosomal protein L33, with protein MAKKDDRIIITLACGECKRRNYTTMKNKRNDPDRLNLAKYCKSCRRSIEHKETKK; from the coding sequence ATGGCTAAGAAAGATGATCGCATAATCATCACACTGGCTTGTGGAGAATGCAAAAGACGCAACTACACAACCATGAAAAATAAGAGAAACGATCCAGATAGACTTAATTTGGCAAAATACTGCAAGTCTTGCCGTCGCTCTATCGAGCACAAAGAGACTAAGAAGTAA
- the secE gene encoding preprotein translocase subunit SecE translates to MANVNEDDAKASTKLMEVVSSDSGDKSPKKHEAKEASGLTGVMQFLREVAIEHRKITWPDRPQIIRETWSVIVLVAAITIMVLGIDWVLGHAVFGPLEHWAKMYGAGVGRG, encoded by the coding sequence ATGGCCAACGTAAACGAGGACGATGCGAAAGCATCAACAAAACTTATGGAAGTAGTATCGTCCGACTCGGGAGACAAATCACCCAAGAAGCATGAAGCCAAAGAAGCTTCAGGTCTTACAGGTGTGATGCAGTTTCTCAGAGAAGTGGCCATCGAGCACCGCAAAATCACCTGGCCTGATCGCCCACAAATCATTCGCGAGACCTGGAGTGTGATAGTGCTGGTGGCGGCAATTACCATCATGGTGCTGGGCATCGACTGGGTATTGGGACATGCGGTCTTTGGACCGCTCGAGCACTGGGCAAAGATGTACGGTGCTGGAGTGGGCAGGGGTTAA
- a CDS encoding peptide ABC transporter substrate-binding protein translates to MFVKNHLGLKLQTVLLKRFWSNRLPTGRAKLIPYPSVRDKYLSALSFVTLLAPALLLATSLYGCSGGSGDGSNVSTTANAPRLRKLYEDGVLRVNLGTEPPGLDWHTSTDSTSFDVVSNLMVGLTQYSNDLQCKPACAASWDVLDNGKRYVFHLRDNVVWTDGKPVTAYDFEYAWRRLLTPATAAQYAFFLYDIVGARDYNIGKVKDPSTLGFKAIDARTFEVRLQKPAAYFIYLTAFCPSFPQRQDLVERYKDRWTEPENLVTNGPFKLTHWQHEYKIELSANEKFFEGPPKVSKIKMFMVPEASTAFALYENNELDFVDNRSFATPDVERFRNSPEYKNFPLLRGYYLAFNVNKKPFDDVRVRKAFALSIDRSVFPKILRRGERPTSSWIPQGLAGYSADSGLNYDQALARKYLADAGFEGGKNFPETKLLYPNREDVRLVVEATQDEIKRNLGVHVDLVNQEWKVYLATTRRDPPQMFRDSWGADFPDPETFMNLFTGYNGNNHTRWKSADYDKLIGLAQAEQDVTKRADLYRQADKMLCSEAVPIVPAYFATQNIMIKPWVKGIAINPLDLQFFKNVTVGATEPEGKN, encoded by the coding sequence TTGTTCGTTAAGAATCATCTCGGACTCAAGTTACAAACCGTACTTCTCAAGCGCTTTTGGTCCAATCGCTTGCCAACCGGTCGTGCAAAATTGATCCCTTACCCATCAGTAAGAGACAAATATTTATCGGCTCTAAGCTTTGTCACTCTGCTTGCTCCAGCGCTTTTGCTCGCTACTTCCTTATATGGATGTAGTGGCGGGTCTGGTGATGGCTCAAACGTCAGCACCACGGCCAATGCCCCCAGGCTGCGTAAGCTATATGAAGACGGCGTGCTCCGAGTCAACCTCGGCACTGAGCCGCCCGGTCTTGATTGGCATACATCCACTGACTCCACATCTTTTGATGTGGTCTCCAACTTAATGGTGGGGTTGACTCAATACTCCAATGATTTGCAATGCAAACCAGCCTGTGCTGCCAGTTGGGATGTACTTGATAATGGTAAGCGTTATGTCTTCCACCTGCGCGACAATGTTGTCTGGACCGATGGCAAACCAGTCACTGCCTACGATTTTGAGTATGCCTGGCGCCGTCTTTTGACTCCAGCTACTGCTGCGCAGTATGCGTTCTTTCTTTATGACATAGTCGGTGCCCGTGACTACAACATAGGTAAGGTCAAAGACCCGTCAACGCTGGGCTTTAAGGCTATCGATGCCCGTACTTTTGAGGTCAGGCTGCAAAAGCCCGCTGCTTACTTTATATATTTGACTGCATTTTGTCCGAGCTTTCCCCAGAGGCAGGACCTCGTAGAGCGCTACAAAGACCGTTGGACGGAGCCCGAAAACCTCGTCACAAACGGACCTTTTAAGCTTACTCACTGGCAGCATGAATACAAAATCGAACTCAGTGCAAACGAGAAATTTTTTGAAGGACCACCAAAAGTCTCTAAGATAAAGATGTTTATGGTGCCCGAAGCATCCACAGCATTTGCTCTATACGAAAATAACGAGCTCGATTTTGTCGACAATAGAAGTTTTGCCACGCCGGATGTGGAGCGCTTCCGCAACTCACCGGAGTATAAAAACTTCCCTCTGTTGAGAGGCTATTACCTCGCTTTTAACGTCAATAAAAAACCTTTTGACGATGTCCGTGTGCGCAAAGCTTTTGCACTCTCTATCGATAGATCGGTCTTTCCTAAGATTTTGCGTCGGGGCGAAAGACCGACAAGTAGCTGGATTCCGCAAGGGCTCGCTGGCTATAGTGCCGATAGTGGACTCAACTACGATCAAGCTCTGGCTCGTAAGTATCTCGCTGACGCAGGGTTTGAGGGTGGCAAAAACTTCCCTGAGACCAAGCTGCTCTATCCTAACCGTGAAGACGTAAGACTGGTGGTAGAAGCCACTCAAGATGAGATTAAGCGTAATCTCGGCGTACACGTCGACCTCGTTAATCAAGAATGGAAAGTCTATCTAGCCACCACCCGTAGAGACCCGCCTCAGATGTTTAGAGATTCGTGGGGAGCGGACTTTCCCGATCCTGAGACTTTTATGAATCTCTTTACCGGCTACAACGGTAATAACCATACGCGCTGGAAAAGTGCTGACTACGATAAGCTAATCGGTCTTGCTCAAGCTGAACAAGATGTGACTAAACGCGCCGACCTCTACCGGCAAGCTGATAAAATGCTGTGCAGTGAGGCTGTACCAATTGTGCCAGCCTACTTTGCTACGCAAAACATCATGATCAAACCCTGGGTCAAAGGCATCGCTATCAATCCCCTGGACTTACAATTTTTTAAAAATGTCACTGTCGGCGCCACAGAGCCGGAGGGCAAAAACTAA
- a CDS encoding ABC transporter permease: MDSTATVKTRTVSDGKVTLTPWERLLKIPTAVAGMVIIGLICVVALLSAFNVPLCAFAYDQTSNIYLAGPSQLHPMGTDELGRDVLARVIYGARLSISIGLTTALTAFVIGTVYGAISGYFGGKLDSLLMRGVDIAYSLPDLLVMILVGVLVGRGTIGILIALGLVSWMGTARLVRAQFLQLKNEEFIEAAYAQGQSGLNVVLKHLFPNALGPIIVALTFTVPSAILSESTLSFIGLGLSPPACSWGTLASDGWRSLRAHPHLIFFPSMFIFLTVLSFNFLGDGLRDALDPRTRLNKFK; encoded by the coding sequence ATGGACTCTACAGCTACAGTCAAAACACGCACAGTAAGCGATGGCAAAGTTACTCTCACTCCCTGGGAGCGCCTGCTCAAGATACCTACCGCCGTAGCCGGTATGGTGATAATTGGACTTATCTGTGTGGTGGCACTGCTCTCTGCTTTTAATGTGCCTCTATGTGCCTTTGCATATGATCAAACCAGCAATATTTATCTAGCCGGTCCCTCACAGCTGCACCCCATGGGGACAGACGAGCTGGGGCGCGATGTCCTGGCGCGTGTTATTTACGGCGCTCGTCTGTCCATATCAATCGGTCTGACAACAGCCCTTACTGCTTTTGTCATTGGTACTGTATACGGTGCTATATCTGGATACTTTGGCGGTAAACTCGACTCACTTTTGATGCGCGGTGTTGATATCGCTTATAGCTTGCCGGATTTGCTCGTCATGATCCTCGTGGGTGTGCTTGTTGGCCGCGGCACGATTGGTATCTTGATAGCTCTTGGACTGGTCAGTTGGATGGGTACAGCTAGGCTTGTGCGAGCTCAGTTTTTGCAACTCAAAAACGAAGAATTTATCGAGGCTGCCTACGCTCAAGGACAAAGCGGGCTCAACGTTGTTTTGAAGCATCTCTTTCCTAATGCGCTGGGTCCGATAATTGTCGCTCTGACATTTACTGTGCCCTCAGCCATACTCTCCGAGTCTACTTTGAGCTTTATCGGTCTTGGTTTGTCGCCGCCGGCTTGCTCCTGGGGTACTCTGGCATCTGACGGCTGGCGCAGCTTGAGAGCCCATCCCCATTTGATTTTCTTCCCGTCCATGTTTATCTTTTTGACTGTGCTCTCCTTTAACTTTTTAGGCGACGGCCTGCGCGATGCTCTAGACCCACGCACCAGGCTCAACAAATTTAAGTAG
- a CDS encoding CHASE3 domain-containing protein, with translation MVKISHKGSILVVLSLIFELCFAYALVEMIRQDSERVAEQVRCRAINAQTAALSKLFNDSGVAMGGYSIAKSPLFATRFDTIVKQIPQDVAELSDLVSDDKECVASMQRVKQITTDGVKTLAEAKAAIEDNHVDVAQFRARHMYKEIRQLADQLQDELAGISERADNRAYGKRVEVAGGLSERSSRALVIIGGVAVNSLMAILLLVFIFGILRRLKTVSDNLGKLERGEELGTALKGSDEIAQIDAAVRKMAAKISH, from the coding sequence GTGGTTAAAATCTCGCACAAGGGCTCTATCCTTGTAGTCCTGTCACTAATTTTTGAGCTTTGTTTTGCCTACGCGCTTGTCGAGATGATCAGGCAGGATTCGGAGCGCGTTGCTGAGCAAGTTAGGTGCCGAGCGATCAACGCTCAGACAGCAGCCCTGTCCAAGCTCTTTAACGATTCTGGAGTCGCTATGGGTGGCTATAGCATTGCTAAGAGTCCACTGTTTGCCACTCGCTTTGATACTATCGTCAAACAAATACCGCAAGATGTAGCCGAATTGTCTGATCTTGTCAGTGATGACAAAGAATGCGTTGCCTCTATGCAACGAGTAAAGCAGATAACTACAGATGGAGTTAAGACCCTGGCTGAGGCAAAAGCAGCTATCGAAGACAACCATGTAGATGTCGCTCAGTTTAGAGCCAGGCACATGTACAAGGAGATAAGACAACTCGCAGATCAACTCCAGGATGAGCTAGCAGGCATTAGTGAGCGCGCCGACAATAGAGCCTACGGCAAACGTGTAGAAGTAGCAGGTGGGTTGAGTGAGAGATCAAGCCGGGCACTGGTAATTATCGGTGGTGTGGCAGTTAATTCGCTAATGGCAATTTTGCTACTAGTGTTTATCTTCGGAATTTTAAGGCGGCTCAAGACCGTGTCCGATAATCTAGGTAAACTCGAACGCGGAGAGGAGCTAGGTACTGCCCTCAAAGGCTCAGATGAAATTGCCCAGATTGATGCCGCTGTGCGAAAAATGGCTGCTAAAATTTCCCATTAA